The DNA region GTTCCGCCGGATCGCCTGGCCGAAATTCCCCGAGGCGGCCAGCTGATGGTGCATCCCGCCGTCCACGACCAGGTACGTCTTGCCGCGGGAGATTTTCCGGTCCAGCACGCGGGTGACGTAGACGCCGCATTCCCCGACGAGATAACGACCCAGTTCGATCACCGGGTTCGCCTCGGGGAACCGCTCGGCGACCGGACCGTCGATCAGCTCGTGCAGGGCCGCCGCGACCGCGTCCAGATCCAGCGGCTGGTCCTTCTCGGTGTACGGGATGCCGAAACCTCCGCCGAGGTTGAGGTAGCGGACGGGGCAGTCGAGGTGGTCGGCGAGCGTGCTGACGAGCTCGACCGTCCGGCGCTGGGCCTCCGCGATGATCGCGGCGTGCAGGTTCTGCGAGCCCGCGAAGACGTGGAAGCCGAGCACGTCGACCCCGGCGCCGGACAGGTCGCGCAGCAACGCGGGCACCTCTTCGGCGTCGATGCCGAACTGCTGCGGTCCGCCGCCCATCCGCATCCCCGAGCCCTTCACCGCGAAGTCGGGGTTGACCCGGATGGCGATGTCCGGGGTCAGGCCCAGCTCGTCGCCGGCGGCGATGACCCGACCCAGCTCGGTCCTGGACTCGATCTCGATGAGGATGCCGGCAGCGACGGCCTGACGGATCTCGGCGGGCGTCTTTCCCGGCCCGGCGAAGCTGACGCGGTCCGGACGGATCGTGGTGTCCAGCGCCACCTGCATCTCCAGGCCGGAGGCCACGTCGATCCGGTCCACCCGCCGGGCGAGGTGCTGCACGACCGCGGGCATCGGGTTCGCCTTCATCGCATAGCTCAGCTCGATGCGCGCCGGAAGCGCCGCGCGCAGGGCCTCCACCCGCGCGTCGAGCAGGCCGCGGTCGTAGGCGAAGAACGGCGTGGACCCGACGCGACCGGCCAGCCGGCTGAGCGGCATCCCGCCCACCTTCAGCTGTCCGTCGATCGCCCCGAACGCGGCGACGTGGTCGTGCGGGCTCATGCGGGCACCTCGGCCTTCAGGAGGGCGCGGTCGAACTTGCCGTTGGGCGAGCGGGGCAGTTCGATGCGCGCGTCGATCTGCGAGGGGACCATGTAGAAGGGCAGGAGCCGGCGCAGGGCGGCGGTCAGGGCCGGGATATCCAGCTCGGGCTGGGTGGGCGTGGCGATCAGGACGACACGCTGTCCCAGCGCCGGATCGGGTACCCCGACGGCGACGGCGTCCCGGACGAGACCGGTGCTGTAGGCCGCTTCCTCGACCTCGGTCGGGCTGACCCGGTAGCCCGAGGTCTTGATCATGTCGTCGGCGCGTCCGACGAAGTAGAGGAAGCCGTCCTCGTCCGCCACGACCGTGTCCCCCGACCACACCGCCATCTCGGGTGCGCGCCACTCCTGATCGGGATGGTGCACGGGGCGGAACCGCTCGGCGGTGCGCACCGGGTCGTTCCAGTAGCCCAGGGTCACCAGCGCTCCGCGGTGCACCAGCTCCCCCGGCTCGCCCGGACCGCAGCGCGTGCCGTCGGGCCGGAGCACCAGGACCTCGGCGTTCGGGATGGCCTTGCCGATCGAGTCGGGCCGCCGATCCACTTCGGCCGGATCCAGGTAGGTGGAGCGGAACGCCTCGGTCAGGCCGTACATCAGGTACGGCGCGGCCTGCGGGAACGTGTCGCGGAGCCGGTCCAGCGTGGCGCGCGGCATCCGTCCCCCGGTGTTGGCGAAGTAGCGGAGGCGTTCGGCGGCCGCCTCCGGCCAGGGAACCTCCGCGATCTGCAGCCAGAGCGGGGGAACCGCGGTGATCCCGGTCACGCCATGCCGTGCGCAGAGCTTGGGCACATCGCGCGGGACGAGGTAGTTCATCAGGACGACGTGCGCGCCGACCGAGAACGCCGTGGTGACCTGGCTCAGCCCGGCGTCGAAGCTGAGCGGCAGCGCGCTCAGGATCACGTCGTCCGGCGTGTTCTGAAGGTACGTGCTCACGCTCTCCGCCCCGGCCAGCAGGTTGCGGTGGCTGAGCACGACCCCCTTCGGTCTGCCGGTGCTGCCCGAGGTGTACAGGATCGCGGCGGGGTCGATGTCGAGGACAGCCGGCTCGATCAGTTCCTGGGCGACGGCGGTGCGCCAGGGGTGCACCGCCGCGTCGATCGCGGGCTCGACGACGTCACCGACGACGATCAGATGCTCGACCGCGGTGTGCGGCAGCACGTCGGCGAGCGCACCGAGACGATCCGCCGAGGTGACCAGGACCCGCGCTCCGCTGTCGCCCAGAATGTGGCCGACCTGGGCGGATTTGAGCACGTGGTTGACGGGGACGAACACCCCGCCGGCGGCGGATGCCGCGAACAGTGCCACGACGGTCTCGATCCGCTTCTCCAGGTACACCGCGACGCGGTCCTCGCGCACCAGGCCCAGTTCGCGCAGATGCGCGGCGACCGAGGCGACCGCCCGCCACGTGTCGGCGTAGGTGACGGTCTCGCCCTTGTACGTGAGAGCCGGCGCGTCCGGGCTCGCCTCGGCGGCCCGCGCGAGCAGGTGGTGGACGTTCGTGCGGATCGCGGTCACTGTCCGTACACCTCGTCCTCGATGATGCGGGTGACCGCGTCACGGGTGGGCTGCCACGATCGCCCGATCACCGACGCGGCAGCGGCGGCGGCGTTCGCGTCGATGTCGGCGGCGGTGACGGCCGCGCTGAGCGCCGCCGCGAGACCGTCGGCGGTGGGCTCGGCCCACCGCACGTGCGGGTTGGGCAGCACGAGGTGCGCGAGGGGCATGTCGTTGACGACCGGGATGTTGCCGGCGGCGAGCATCTCCTCGGCCACCAGCGTGATGTTCGTGAACGACATCGCCAGCCCTGTGACCGTGCGACCGTACAGCTCGTTCAGTTCGCCGGTGGTGAGGCGGCCGTGGAACGAGTGCGGCACCTGCAGCCCCCGAGGCGGCGCCCCGTAGACGTGGATCGGCTGGTCCGGGTGCAGCCGGTGGAACCGGGTCAGTGCCACCCGGGCGAGCTGGTAGCCGCGACGTGCGTAGTCGGGGCGGGAGTAGAACACGACCCCGCGGCGGTGCGGCTGCGGCGTCGGCGGCCGGTAGGCCGCCGAATCGCAGCCGAACGGGACGACGTCCGTGGCCAGCCCGGTGTGCTGGCGGATCATTCCCTCCAGCATCTCGCCCAGCGCGATGAGCCGGAACGGAAGCCGGTAGGTCATCGCCGCGAACTCGTACTCGGCGCCGTGCCCGTAGAAGTGCGGCTCGTAGTCCTGGATGAAGTACAGCCGGCGCATCGGAGTTTGCCCGTACGCGACGATCAGGTGGGCGGACTCCCACCCCGACGCGACCACGGCATCCAGGGCGCGGATGCCGGCGCGGACGTCTCGGACCTCCGCGCGCACCGTCGGCCAGTGCTCGCGCACGACAGCGTCCAGGGCGGCAGCGTCCAGACCGTGACGGTCGTAGAAGTACAGGACGCACCGGTGACCGCGGGCTTCCAGCGCCTCCACCATCCGGAACAGCGTCGTGTGTCCGCCGGAGCCCGGCGCCGGTGCCGTCGAGACCCACCCGATCGTCAACGGCCGCCCGCGGTGCGGCCGGGTGGCCGGAACCGCCAGGTCCTCGGGGACGCTGCCCAGGATGTCCTCGTCCGCGATCTGGAAGAACAGGTCCGCCGCGCCGGTGGCCCGGTAGACGCGCCACGCGATCCGCTGCGCGACGCCGCGGACACCGACGTCGCGGGCGCGGCCCGCTCGGGCGAGCACCGCGGTCACCCTGCGCATGGCCCGCGGCTCTCGGAGGCACGGATGCCGATCGGCTCACACACCGGACACCACCCAGCGGGCGTAGTACAGCCGCTGACGGATGCGGCGGGCTGCGCGGCGGGCCAGGGCCGCGGGGCGCGCCGCCCGGGCTCCGCGCTGGATGCGCCGGAAGCGTGCCCACTCGCTCGAGGGCGGCCACACGTCGGCGGCGAAATCCAGGAGCGCCGCGTACTCGGCGCGCGGGTGACCGCGGTCCACCGCCGCCGACGCGAACCGCAGCGCATCCTCGGCCAGAGCGCGGCGGGCCCGGTCCCGGAGGCTCGCCGCCTGCGGGATGCGCGCCCCGACCCGCTCGAACACGCTGGCGAAGGCGCCCGCCCGGGCGACCAGGTCCACCAGCGTGCCGGAACCGTCGTTCGCGCTCATGCTCGCGTCGTGCTCCCGGTGCAGCGCCTGGTCGGCGCCGCCGACCCATCCGACGTCGCTGACCGCCGCGACGCGCATCGCGATCTCCATGTCCGGCGCGTACGGCAGCGCCGGGTTCATCGGACCCACCTCCGCCAGCACCGCGGAGCGCAGGACCATCTCCGGGTTGGTGATCGCACTCACCCCGAGCCGGCAGCGCTCGGCCAGCCAGTCCCGGCCCGACCAGATCGTCCACCCCACCTCGTGCAGGCGCGTGGCAGGCGGGTGCGCGCCGGCGAAGTGCCGCGGGTGGCCGTAGACCAGACCGACGCGGGGATGCGCCTCGAACAGGGCGGTGGCACGGGCCAGGGCCCCGGCGGCGAGCAGGTCATCGGCATCCAGCTTCACGACGTAGTCGCCGGACGCGACCTCGCAGCCGGCGTTGAAGGCGCGGACATGCCCGCCGTTCTCCGGCCGGACCAGGACCCGCACGTTCGGGTGCGTCGCCGCGAGACGGCGGGCGACGTGGACGCTGTCGTCGGTGGAGACGTCGTCGACGATGATCACCTCGACATCGACCGCCTGCTGCGCGACCGCGCTGCCGACGGCATCCGGCAGATACCCGGCGTAGTTGTAGCACGGGATCACGACCGAGACCAGCGGCCGCTCCCGCGGGGTGAGCCGGGGTGCGCGCACCCGCAGGAGCGGTCTCGGCTGGGCCGGGGTCGCGCGCGCCAGCACGCGCAGCGCACGCCCGGACAGCGCGTGCGTCTCGGCGTAGTCCTCCCACACCGCCGGGGCCGCGGTCGCGGCGGTCTCACGAAGCATCTGCCACCTCCGTGCGGCGCTGGCCGCGGATCGCGCGTGCGTGGGCGCGCAGCCACGGCCAGCCCACCAGCAGGTACACCACGACCGCGCCGAGGCCGCCGACCAGGACGGCGAACACCGGGTCGCTCAGGAACACGCGGGCCGCGATCGCGACACCGACCGCCGGGACGGCGGCGACGGTCGGCCACCATGCCGCGCGCAGGACCGTGGTGAATCGCACCCCGGCTGCTCGCAGCGCGATCGCGTAGGCGGGCAGGATCACCACGACGGCCACGACCACGTGCACCCAGCCGGCGCCGATGATCCCGAAGGCCCGCGTCGCGAAGATCATGCCCACCACCAGGACGACCAGCCACACGATCTGCACCCACAGCACCGGGCGGGACAGACCCCGGGCGTAGAGGAAGCCCGCGAAGATGTCGAACACGACGCGGAGACTTCCGTACAGCCCGAGGGCGGCCAGGACGGGCGCGGCCGGAAGCCACTTCGGGCCGTAGACGACCTCGATCAGCGGCGCGCTCAGCGCGGCCAGGACGGCGCCGGCGGGCAGAGCTCCCGCCCAGGCGACCGCCACGACGGACGAGAGACCTTCGCTTCCGCTGCCCGTGCGCGAGAAGTACGGCAGGGAGATGGATCGCACCACCTGCGACAGCGCGCTCATCGGCCAGCTGGAGATGTTGAAC from Microbacterium sp. zg-B185 includes:
- a CDS encoding acyl-CoA ligase (AMP-forming), exosortase A system-associated, producing the protein MTAIRTNVHHLLARAAEASPDAPALTYKGETVTYADTWRAVASVAAHLRELGLVREDRVAVYLEKRIETVVALFAASAAGGVFVPVNHVLKSAQVGHILGDSGARVLVTSADRLGALADVLPHTAVEHLIVVGDVVEPAIDAAVHPWRTAVAQELIEPAVLDIDPAAILYTSGSTGRPKGVVLSHRNLLAGAESVSTYLQNTPDDVILSALPLSFDAGLSQVTTAFSVGAHVVLMNYLVPRDVPKLCARHGVTGITAVPPLWLQIAEVPWPEAAAERLRYFANTGGRMPRATLDRLRDTFPQAAPYLMYGLTEAFRSTYLDPAEVDRRPDSIGKAIPNAEVLVLRPDGTRCGPGEPGELVHRGALVTLGYWNDPVRTAERFRPVHHPDQEWRAPEMAVWSGDTVVADEDGFLYFVGRADDMIKTSGYRVSPTEVEEAAYSTGLVRDAVAVGVPDPALGQRVVLIATPTQPELDIPALTAALRRLLPFYMVPSQIDARIELPRSPNGKFDRALLKAEVPA
- a CDS encoding glycosyltransferase family 2 protein, which codes for MLRETAATAAPAVWEDYAETHALSGRALRVLARATPAQPRPLLRVRAPRLTPRERPLVSVVIPCYNYAGYLPDAVGSAVAQQAVDVEVIIVDDVSTDDSVHVARRLAATHPNVRVLVRPENGGHVRAFNAGCEVASGDYVVKLDADDLLAAGALARATALFEAHPRVGLVYGHPRHFAGAHPPATRLHEVGWTIWSGRDWLAERCRLGVSAITNPEMVLRSAVLAEVGPMNPALPYAPDMEIAMRVAAVSDVGWVGGADQALHREHDASMSANDGSGTLVDLVARAGAFASVFERVGARIPQAASLRDRARRALAEDALRFASAAVDRGHPRAEYAALLDFAADVWPPSSEWARFRRIQRGARAARPAALARRAARRIRQRLYYARWVVSGV
- a CDS encoding pyridoxal-dependent decarboxylase, exosortase A system-associated — encoded protein: MSPHDHVAAFGAIDGQLKVGGMPLSRLAGRVGSTPFFAYDRGLLDARVEALRAALPARIELSYAMKANPMPAVVQHLARRVDRIDVASGLEMQVALDTTIRPDRVSFAGPGKTPAEIRQAVAAGILIEIESRTELGRVIAAGDELGLTPDIAIRVNPDFAVKGSGMRMGGGPQQFGIDAEEVPALLRDLSGAGVDVLGFHVFAGSQNLHAAIIAEAQRRTVELVSTLADHLDCPVRYLNLGGGFGIPYTEKDQPLDLDAVAAALHELIDGPVAERFPEANPVIELGRYLVGECGVYVTRVLDRKISRGKTYLVVDGGMHHQLAASGNFGQAIRRNYPVVVGNRVEADSGDAVTVVGCLCTPLDLLGDDIPLPPAAIDDLIVIFQAGAYGLTASPTAFLGHAAPAEVLV
- a CDS encoding glycosyltransferase family 1 protein, which translates into the protein MRRVTAVLARAGRARDVGVRGVAQRIAWRVYRATGAADLFFQIADEDILGSVPEDLAVPATRPHRGRPLTIGWVSTAPAPGSGGHTTLFRMVEALEARGHRCVLYFYDRHGLDAAALDAVVREHWPTVRAEVRDVRAGIRALDAVVASGWESAHLIVAYGQTPMRRLYFIQDYEPHFYGHGAEYEFAAMTYRLPFRLIALGEMLEGMIRQHTGLATDVVPFGCDSAAYRPPTPQPHRRGVVFYSRPDYARRGYQLARVALTRFHRLHPDQPIHVYGAPPRGLQVPHSFHGRLTTGELNELYGRTVTGLAMSFTNITLVAEEMLAAGNIPVVNDMPLAHLVLPNPHVRWAEPTADGLAAALSAAVTAADIDANAAAAAASVIGRSWQPTRDAVTRIIEDEVYGQ